TATTGCTCCGGGAGCGTAGGCATTACAGCGAATACCGAAGGGGGCCAACTCTACCGCCATCGCCTGAGTCAACATTTTCACAGCGGCTTTACTGACGGAGTAAGACGGTATCCCCGGATACGCAAATGTACTGGCCACCGAAGCGGCATTAATAATCGACGGCGACAGTTTTGATACTTTCAAATAAGGAAGCGCAGCTTTCATCAACCGCCAGATCGCTTTCACATTGATATCCATTACTTTGTCCCAGGCCTCCTCACTGAGTGAACCAAGCGACTGAGCTGTACCTGTCACACCATCATCGGTAACACCCGCATTATTCACGATGGTGTCAATGCCACCTGCCGCCGACACCGCCTTTTTGACCAGGGCCTCAATATTGTCAAGCTGGCTCAGATCCGTTCTGACAAAAACGGCTTGCGCCCCGGCAGAGCGCACTTCATTCGTTACCTTCTCACCTTCTATTTCATTAATGTCAGCCAAAATTACCCACGAAGCGCCCTCGTTGGCTGCCGCTACAGCAATTGCTCGTCCCATTCCCTGAGCCGCACCTGTCACCAGAACCTTTTTGTTAGCTAATTTTCCCATCCATTTTTCTCCAGTATTTTATGAATGTTATTGAGGGCCTGAATCCCACATTGTTATCTTGCATAAAGAACATACCCACCCTGGCGCATAAAACCTGTCAGCGAAACATTAAGTTCATTGGCTAGGCGGATGGCCATCGCCGTAGGGGCGGATATGGCAACGATATGTCCCACTCCAACTGCTGCGGCCTTTTGAACAATTTCAAAGCTGGCTCTGCTGGTAGTCAGCATTAATCCCTCGGAGAAGTCAGCTCCTGACAGAGACAGAGCACCCAACAGTTTATCGACAGCATTATGCCGCCCCACATCCTCTCTTACGCAGGAAACCGCTCCCTCGGGCTGTACCCAAAAAGCGGCATGCGTTGCTCCAGTCTGGTTAAACAGCGCCTGATTTTTCTTTAGTCCTGCCAGTACTTTATCCATCAGTTCAAGATCGAATTCTTCACGTTCTTCGACGGGTGGCAAATCCCTGTACACATGGTTAAGACTCTCTACACCACAAATTCCGCAACCTGTTCGGCCCGCCATGGAACGGCGATGTCTCTTCAGACGCGAAAAACACCGACTGGAAATAGTCAGACCTATCCGCACACCTTTGACACCTGAATAAATTTCACAATCAAATATATCAGCGATCGAATCGACAACCCCTTCGGTCAAACTGTAGCCGAAGGCAAAGTCTCTGAGGTTAGTAGGTGTCGCCATCATGACCGCCGATGCAACGCCGTTATACTCAAGCGCAACGGGTGTTTCTTCCGCAACGTAATCCTGCAGCTTTTCAATCACACCATTGACGCAGCGCTCGACTACAACGTCTGTCGCTGGAATAAGCTCGAAACTACTACTTAAATTCATCTGCATAAAAATTTGTTCCAGAGGCATTGTTGGCGGGTAAAATCTGCCATTTCACGAGCAGTTCCCAGAAGCAGTGCTCAATATTTTCAAGAGACAGTTTTTTCAGCGGCTGAATTCTGCCCTGCAATACGACCAAAAATTAACGCTTGGCCATTTAGTGTTCCGCTGCCGGGGTAATACTGCCCAACAACCTGATTAGCAACCGAGCCTGCACAATATAACCCCGGAACTGGATTCCCCTTAGGGTCAATAGCTTGGGCTTGCGCATTTACTTTCAGGCCGCCTTTAGGAATATACCAAATCACATCAGCAGAATAGTTGAGCGCATAAAAAGGTGGCTTTTTGATACCTGAAAGATACTTCTTGTTCTTCTTGAACTGAAGATCTTCACCTTGTTCACACATGTTGTTGTATTCGGCAACGGTATTACCCAAAAGCAATGAAGGAATTTTCATGATCCTGGCAAGCTCTTCAACAGAAGATGCCTTGCCCGATACATTCAGCTTTTCGATAGCATTATCTGGAAGCTCATCCATAATTCCCTGATCAATAACAACCCAACTATCCGGAAAATCTCTTGCTGTCAGTACACCAACCGGATCCCCATACTGATCTTCTCCAGCATAACGCTGCCCTTTATTGTTAACCAAAATGCCTTTTGCAAGATTTTCGTAAGGGTAGTAAACCGGTAAATAGGCAATACTCTCCCCCATTAGCCTCGTATCCACACCAACAGATTGCCCCATTTTTATACCACTACCATCGTCTCCCTCAGTACCAATAAAAACACCACAGCGTAAAAAGGCTGGGCAATGCTGTGCCATCATTTCTTTATTGGCACCAAAACCGCCGCTCGTCAGAACCACTGCGCGCCGGGCTTTTATATACTGCTGGCTTTCACCAACACTGACGGACACACCGACCACCCTGCCCCGACCATTGACAATAAGCTGCTCTGCCATCGCATTAAAGATAAATCTGGCCCCGGACTGATCAGATACTTGCTGCAAGGCACCGATAATGGCATGCCCGGAAAATCCTTCGGCTTCGCCGTGGTGCCCGCGCGGCACCGGGTTTGCAATCGATGCATAAGGTTCCTGCTGCTCATTACCTGAATAAACCAAACCATCGTCAGTAGTAGGAACAACATGTTTACCGGAAATAAAGGATTGCTTGAATTTCACGCCGTGATTGACCAAAAAGTCATATAGATCCAGGCTCTTGTCGCAAAATAGCCCGATCATTTCTGAATTAGCGCCATCGCCTACCGCAGCCATCATATAGTTGTACATATTGTCTCTGGAGTCTTCATATCCCAAAGCCTTCTGTAGCGGCGTACCACCACCCATGTAAACGATACCGCCGCTATACTGAATTGCGCCACCGCCGGATTGCATCCGTTCAATCACAGTTACCTCGGCACCGGCCGCTCTTGCTTCCAATGTGGCCGCCGTACCAGCAGCGCCATAACCGACAACAAGTACATCGGTTTCACTATGCCATTGTTCAGACATATCCTCTTCTGCAATGGCTTGTCCTGATTTCACGAGACTTCCTACCGACAAAGCTGCTCCACCGGCTAATACATTTTTTATGAATTGTCGACGCGCAGGATCTTTTTGATCGGTCATATCCGCTTTTCCTTAGTTTTTTAACTTAGTAATTTATAGCTGTTTTTTATGTTTCAAATAAAACTCAAAGACAACGACTGGCCGGAGGAACTATGGGCTCGTAGGCACCAGACATTACAAACGCGCTCCTGTAGGCATAGTCACCAAAAAGTCTGGCTACAACTGCTAGCAGCAGTAACGCTACAGTCACTGGCTGGTTTGATTCAGCGCTAAACAACGAAGCAATTAACAAACACCCTACAGGCACCAGGATACCCCCTACACCCGCACCCCACAGCATTCGTGCCCGAAACTTGTTTTTGATCAACCGCTCAAGCGAAGCCTCAATAGCAGCCGTGCGGGGAACAATAAAAATGTGGAGTAATGTAATAAGCGTTGCTACCGTCAGGCTGATCAATATGGCTGGCTGTAACCAGTGAGAAAAAGCGGCCTCTATCTCAAGCAGGTTCACAGCCAGTAGAAACAACAACAAGGCTGACGCAATAGAATGAAAGGAAAAACCCAGGGGAAGATAAAAAGTCCGCCACAGGGTAACGGCCTTCATTGATCGTAACATCATGCCTGCATAAATAATCACCAGAGGTGCAGTCACTGCAGCCAGCCAGTTCAAGCCTTCCTCCAGAGCACCGGTATTAACCCCGGCAAGTGACCCAACCACATGCACGGTAATACTGGCTACAGAGAACGCCATAAACAGGGTAATAAACAGCGACCCCCTTGATACCCAGGAAGTTCTGATTTTGGTCAGCGCCCGCCATGCGAGGTGAGCTCTGGAACCCAGGTGTAAAACCAACGCAACCACCGCAACGGCCACCAGCACCACACCAGCTATTTGTATAAAAAAGCTGTCTGCCATGAACCCTAATAAGTAAAGTGCAGCGCCAACACCTTCCCCAAAAAAACTGATCACTTCCAGAAAAGCCATATGCTCGACATAGCGAATTTGTGAGGTAGAAAATGCCCCCACCATTGGGCCTGTATTAGAAACTGCATTTTGTGGTATCGATTGATTAGAAGAGCTCATCATGCTGTGCCTGATATTTAATTGGTTTTTTTAATACGGTTTTTATATGAGGGGCGTTTTAAGTCATAAAAAAACGCTACGGTTTCAAATAATGAACACTGGGCTTGGTGCCCGCTTCGGGCAGCAAGGTGTAGGACTCGCGCGACGCAACCAGCTTACTGACCTCACTTTCAGGATCATCCAGATCGCCAAAAATTCTCGCCGCGGGCGGGCAGGTGTTAACACAGGCTGGCTCGAGCCCCTGGTCTACGCGGTCCATACAAAAATCGCACTTGATAACAGTGCTTTCTGTCCAGCGCTGATACTTAACCGCTTCATAGGGCGTTTGACCATCTTTAAAATAACCATCCTTTAACAGCCCCGGTTTAACGTAATGGCGATGGCCGTAAGGGCAGGCAACATCGCAACTGCGACAACCGATACAGATATCGCTATTGACGCCAACAATGCCGTCTTCCCGCTGAAAGCTGGCTCCGGTGGGACACACTTCAACACAGGGCGCATCGTCGCAGTGATTACAGAGTACCGGCAAAAACTCTCTGCGAGCATTCGGGTATTCGCCCACCTCACGCTCATGCACTTGCGCAAAAAATATATCCGGTGGCGTCCCGTTTGATGATTTACACGCGATTGTGCAGGCTTGGCAGCCAACACAGGTTTGTAAATCAATTGCCATCCCCAAACGTGCCATGATTGTTACCTCTTAAATATTCATAACATTTTTTAACGCCTTACTCTCAGCAAGCCCCTTTCGGATAGCTAGCTCGCCAAACTGACCTTCAGCTTGGGACTGGCATCGAAAGCGCCACTCATAACGTCCAGATTTTTTAATTCGTAATCAAACAGAGTACCGGGATGCGGACCTGTTTTTGCTTTGGAGGGTCTCGGCGGCAACATTTTCCCCCATCCCCCGGCAGAGTGATCCATACCAACACACTCCGGATGGATACATTCACTGAGTTTCACGGTGCCTTTGACTGTACGGCCATTTACATTTTCCAATTGAATGTGGTCACCGTCCTCAATACCTTTGGACTGTGCATATTGACGATTCAAAACAATTTTCCCGGTATAGGGGTGATACTGACGCAGCTCCCCAAGCCAGGAGTTGTAGTTCGAAAAAGAACCGGTCAGAAACGGCCATTTGAATGTTACTGCGTACAAATCAAAATCAGCGACATGGGTTTTATAGCCGGGACCAGGAACCCAGTCCGGCATTGCCTTATAGCGGGAGACATCCCAATCCATTCCCATCTTTTCGGTGACAGCTTTGAGCTTTTCACCTTCTTCAATAAAGTATTCGTAATAAACGGGAATACGGCTTTTATAAAACGCGCGCGGGTAGCGCTCTTTCGCCGTTTTCTTCCAGTGAATATTACCTGCTCTGGCGACATCAGCCAGCGTCATTTCACCGCCTGTCATTGAACCAATCCAGCGCTCGGTGATCTCCTTGTGAGTATATTTTCTGTCTGCCTCCATGACGAAGTCCTGATTCATTTCCATCAGAAAATTCACCATTTCATTGAAAGCAGGCAGCGTGCCTGACTGCTCGGCAATATCAATCCAGATATCAACAAAGTGTTTATAGGGGGTATCAAAAACTGGCTGGCGCAGATTGATGCAGTAATCACCCGTGGCCGTCGAACCCATCGTATCGGGAATATTGTTGGCGCCCATATCCAGGCGCTCCAGCTGCGTCTGGGTAGGGATCACGATATCAGCAAAGGCGGCCGTCTCATCAATGTGCGGCACTATTGATAACTGGAAATCAAACTTTTTGTGATAATCGGCCTGAGTCTTTGGGTTGCCCTCGTTCATCACATCATTGGACACAATCTGCACATACACCTTGGGGTTGTGCGGGATTTTGTTCTTGAACTGCTCCGGGTGCAGCACATTCAGCTTAGGCAATAGACCGCTCATATAAATGCCCGGCAAGGCAAAGTTATCGGCGGCCATATTGGTGGGTTCTGTCACCTCACGAGGCGGGTATGGTGCTGGAAACGTGTCTGCATAAGTCGCCACACGGTTGGCTATCAATAAGCCATCCTGCTCGCGCAAACCAGACTCTTTCCCCAGCCAGGTACTGTTTTCAGAATATCGTGGATGGTGAACATAAACCGAATCAGCAGAGAGGCCACCCGGCACATCGATCGCACCCACCAGAGTATTCAGCAAGCTAATCGCCAGTCCCTGCTCATGACCACCTGCATGCTGACTCAACCCCTTGTACCAGTGAGCGCAAGCCGGGCGCAGTGGCAAGGTTTCACCTTCATATTCAATCGTGCTGCCAATAGACGCGGCGGAGCCAAACTCTTTCGCCAACCGACGAATCGTATCCCGGGGAATAGTTGTGATTCCTTCAGCCCATTCCGGCGTAAACTGCGCCAGATGCGCTTTCAGTTTCACAAATACGGGCTGACATGGTTGCCCCTGAACCTCATAATCTCCTGCCATTGCAGCAACTGACAGGGTTGGATCGTCATAACATTTGGCAGACTGATCGCCGCTATCCCACAACAGCGGCTTATTACTACCCTCATCACGAATATAGCGGCCGCTTTCGGTATTCACCAAATAAGGCGCATTACTGAGAGTCCTCAGAAACTCCTCGTCATAAAGCCCCAGTTCATTGACCAGCAGATTTTCCATGGCCAGCAATAGCGCGCCATCCGTACCTGGGCGTATGGGAACCCACTCATCTGCCACAGCAGCACTGTGAGAACACCAGGGGTCCACCACCACAACTTTCATGCCACGACGACGCGCTTCTGCCATCTCGACGGTGGCCGTTACTGCCGCCCAGTTACCAACGGCACCCTTGTTAGACCCCATCAGCAGAACGTAATTACAGTGATGAAAGTCCGGCCCGGCATGAAAACCACCATGCACTTGCTGTAAAAATGGGTGAACATTGTTACCGCAGAAAGTTTTACCTGCCGTATTGAAGTTGGTGCTGCCAAAAGAACCCAGAGCAGCACCTGAAAACCAGTATAGTGTCGTGAAATCCGTACACCCCAACACCAGACCACTCGGGTCAGTGTCGTGACATTGTTTAATATGCTGCCCGGCAATACGAATGGCTTCTTCGTAACTGATTTCTTCCCAACCGGGATCAACATCCAGACCTTTTTCAGGGTTGGTACGTCGCATCGGCTTGGTCACCCGCCGATGACTGTTAGACATCATGATCTGGGCATGCCCCTTGGCACAGAGTTTCCCCTGACTAAAGGGGCAGTCCGGATCACCTTTTACTTCTGTGACTACACCGTCCACTTTATGAGCCAGCATTCCACAGGTAGCAGCGGGACAACCATAGCAGGTAGTTTTTAGCCACTTATCTTCAGTCATTCCACTGCTCCCCTATCAGCCATTGGACATTGGACATTGGTGTAGTCTTCTTTTTAATTACCTGAAATCAAAGGTTATAGGTGAAACCCAAACCATAGGTAACCGGTTTTGCGTAAGTGCGGGCAACCACATCCTGAGTAAAGAACTGATTAGTCCAATACTCTTCGTCCGTCACGTTCCGCCCCCACAGAGAAATGCTCCAGCTACCATCCTCTGCCTCAATACCTGCACGCAAATCAAGCGTGGTAAAAGAATCAATACGAGTCGACTCCTGATTACCAAAGGTTGCATTCGCTTCGCTGTTGTAGGTCATATTTGCACCGACAAAAGCATTGAGGTTATCACTGATACCCCAGCGGTAATCCACATCGGCAACTACGTGAAGATCAGGCGTAAACGGCAGATCGGAGCCACTAAAGTCTCCCTGAATGCGGGCACCATTGATTCCGTCCTGCAGGTTCCCAAGAAAATCGATGAAGGTATATAACTCATCGACTTCCGAGTCCACATAGGTTCCCGCCAATCGAACCAGCAAGCCTTCAGCAGGACTCATAGTTAAATCAACTTCAACACCCTGAACCGTTGACTCAGGAATATTGACCAAACGATCCAGCTGATTGAATACCGGATCCAGCACAATGCCCCGAACCTGTTTGTCTTCGTAATCGTACTTAAATACCGCACCATTGAGCTGTACTCCCTGCTCAATCATAGACCACTTAAAACCAAGCTCATAAGCCAGCACTGATTCCTGCGTTACTGCGCCCAATTGGTTGGTATTCGATGCCGGGACTACTGGAAAACTGCCCGATTTATAACCTTTCGAGACCAACCCATAAACCAGTAGGTCATCTGTGGCATTGAAGTTAAGGCCAACGCGCCAGGAAGTGTTGTCTTCCTCCAAAGTATCGGTTGTCGGTGTTGAAGTAAGCTGAAAAGTATCCGCATCAAGCGTCAAACACTCACCAGCCGCTGCCGGAGCAAAAGTGAGAGGATTTCCTAAAACCAAATCAGAGATGAGCGGGAAAGAAGTTAGCATCCCAAGATCATTACCGATCAGACAAGAGCTAAAGTCATTTTCATTTTCAGTATAACGGGCACCCAGCAGCAACGTCAGATCTTCAGCCAGCTCATATTCAATATTGGCGAATATCGCAATATCCTCGATATCCTGGGTGATACGAGTTTCGGAATCACCAATCCAGGCATCGGGAACAACAAATGAAGGAACCTAAGCGGTATTGGTCGAATCGGTTGTCATAATTCGCTCTGTGAGTTTGACGTCATTAGTCGCATAGTTAACACCCACTAACCACTCCATTTTGTCCGTTGAGCCTGTAAGACGAAGCTCCTGCATAAAGCTTTCCACCTCACCCACCGAGTCGATACCAGAATTGTCCAGATTGGTACCATCGCGATCCATCGAGTAGTCTTCATCGAACTCAGAGTAGGAGGTAATACTGGTGAGGGTAATACTGTCTGTCAGCTCGTGATCAATACGCAGTGACACCTGATAAAAGCTGTCGTCCCGATCCAGATCACGATCCTGATCCCAATCTGCATCTCTGGGGCCTTTATTGGCATCACTTTGCAGGGCATTAAATACATCAATGCGACGCTGCGTTTCTACCTCATCTGTTCCGGAACCTGCGGCGACCGGAATCTGTAATGACAGCCCCTGCCGCTGGGCTGCCAGCGTGTCGGATTTGTCCGTCCAGCCATTTACGCCAAACAATACGGTAGTTTCTTCGGTAGGCTCCCAGAGCAGCTGGCCTCGCGCCTTGAACACATCTTCTTCGCCCAACTCCTGATTGGAGGTCGTACTCTTCTGCCACTCATCCGCCGTTGTAGAACTCAGCGCCAGCCGACCAGACAGTGAATCAGTCAGACCACCACTGATATAACCCTCCACATCCATACGATTAAAACGACCGTATGAGCCTTTTACACCCGCTTCAAACTCCTGCGTTGGCTTGGCGGCAATGTAGTTGATTGCACCGCCGGTAGAATTCTGACCAAACAAAATCCCCTGCGGGCCTTTTAGAACCTCCACCCGTTCGAGGTCGAGGGTCACACCTTTGGTAAGCGCACCATAGGCCAGAGGAACCTCGTCAACATAAACACTGACAGCTGGACTTGCACCAAGCGTATAGTCGTTAAAACCGATACCCCGCAAGGTAAACAGCGGGGTACCGTTCTGACTGACTGTATAAGTCATACCCGGAGTCACTTTCACCAGATCACCGACATCGGACACACCCAAATTGGTTAACTGCTCTCCCGTCGCCGCAGAGACAGACATACCCACATCATTAATGTCCTGAGACCTTTTTTGTGCAGTGACTACAATTTCTTCAAGCTGTGCAGCCGTCACCATGGCAGGTGTAAGACCTAACGCCAGTGCAGAAACCAGCAGCTTTCGCTTAAACATTATCATGAGAACCCCCTCTCAAATTAATTTAAATAAAATATGACCTTTTCTCGGCCTTCTGCCGGAATTTTCTGTAGTTAGGCTGTCGACTTAAAGCGTCGCAGGGAGAGAATCTTCCCCCCATGGACATGATCCCCGGCTGCCCCTAAAACCTTCCAGCAGACAGAATAGTGCCACTAATGATGTTTTTGTCAATATGAAATGACAAAAATATCATTAGCACTCGGAAGTGAAACCTTATTCACTGAACAACCTCCGCACAAAGAGAAAAGAGGACAAAAAAGAGGTAAAAAAATACAACCGATTGTTTTTTATCGTTTTATGTTGGAAAGAAAACCACAGACAGCCCCTGAACATAAAATTTTTTTATTGCTATCAAACCTACCATATTGGTTTTTATATGCACTTTTTGTTTAACAAACTTATCTTGATCGGTCTTGAATAGAGCCTGGTAGATAGCTGATGAAAAGTGGCCTAAGACAACAAAAAAAGAGAATACCGTGACAGCTGTATTCCCCTTCTTAAATATCAATAATCACTAAGCTAACTTACTTCAGGTTTGAAGCAATCGTCGCCAAATGATCTTGATCACTTTCATCGAGGTGAAGAGCTGAGGATATCAGGTTAACCACATACCGGGCGATATTGGTTTCTACGTGGTAGAACCTGATCTGAGCAAGGATACTTGCCGAACTAAAGATAATAAGCGCAGCATCTACCGGATTGACCTGCGGGGGAAACTCGTTATTTCTTTTGCCATCTTCAATAATTTCCGACAGCAAAGGCACCAGGCTGTCAAGGTATTCCTGCATCCGCGCGGACAAGTGCTGCTCAAAAGATGTCGTCCAGTCCAGAAACACCTTAATGAGCTCGGTGTCCTGATCAATCGCATTAATATAATTTGAAAGCACGTTAAATAGCTTCTGGAATGCCGTGAGGTCTTTTTTTAACGCCTCTGTTCTAATAATGCCCAGTAACAGGTCCTCTACTTCTTGCAGCACCGCATCGACCAGATCTTCCCTTGTAGGGTAATAGGAAAATACAGTAGGCACAGCAACCTTTGCCAGTTTTGCCACCTGGGCATGATTGGCCCTGCCAATGCCATGCGTGGCAAACGCATCAATAGCACAACGAATTAGTTGCTGCTTTCTCTGCTCTGGCCCTAACCTTTTGGCTCTGATGCGTTTAACTTTATCCATACTTTAATTAAAAACCTGCTGTTAGATCGATTTTTCATAAAACCCAGAGCGCAAAAATTTTTATTCGCGCACCCTTGCAATGCAGTTTTCTTTCTGACAAATATCCATTACAGCGCGTATTCTTCCACAATTGCCTTACACATCATAGTGTGGTGGAGGAAGCAATCGGTGTCTGCGTCATGCGACTTATTTGTCCGCAATAGACAAACATGATCCGAAGTAATCCCACCGTATTACCTGCGATTGATTTCACTGTGGACACAGTCTGCTTTTGTACCAGATTGACTCAAAATAACTGCCCGCTATTTTGACCCCTGAGGGGCTTCACCTTCTCCGGCGGCTCGGTCCTACTTCCTCACGGAAGTAGTCGAACCACACTTTAAAGAAACCATTCCTGCAGCAACAACCAGGTAATAAAAAGGGCCGCCCGATGGGCGGCCCTTTTTATTACCTGGTGGGTCGTACTGGATTCGAACCAGTGACCAATTGGTTAAAAGCCAACTGCTCTACCAGCTGAGCTAACGACCCTGAAAGGAGCGCACATCTTACTGATTACGCGCGAAATAGCAAGCCGAATTTCAAGAAAAATAACGTGTTGGATCAGGCGTCCCGGCTTGCTCAAAACCAATCTTTCGCAGCCGGCAACTATCGCATCTTCCGCAAGCTAATCCGTCTTCTGTTGCCTGGTAACAAGAAACGGTTTGGCTGTAATCAACTCCCGCCATAAGGCCTCTTCGAATAATCTCGGTTTTGCTAAGATCAATCAGTGGCTTATTAATGCGCAGGTATTTTCCTTCGACACCAGCCTTGGTAGCGAGGTTGGCCATTTTTTCAAATGCGTCAATATACTCAGGTCGGCAATCAGGGTAACCGGAGTAGTCCACCGCATTGACACCGATAAAAATATCCTGTGCACCAAGCACCTCGGCCCAGCCAAGAGCAATAGACAGAAAAACCGTATTCCTCGCTGGCACGTAAGTAACCGGAATACCAACAGTTTCTTCTTCCGGTACGGCAATAT
The DNA window shown above is from Pseudomonadales bacterium and carries:
- a CDS encoding molybdopterin-dependent oxidoreductase, whose translation is MTEDKWLKTTCYGCPAATCGMLAHKVDGVVTEVKGDPDCPFSQGKLCAKGHAQIMMSNSHRRVTKPMRRTNPEKGLDVDPGWEEISYEEAIRIAGQHIKQCHDTDPSGLVLGCTDFTTLYWFSGAALGSFGSTNFNTAGKTFCGNNVHPFLQQVHGGFHAGPDFHHCNYVLLMGSNKGAVGNWAAVTATVEMAEARRRGMKVVVVDPWCSHSAAVADEWVPIRPGTDGALLLAMENLLVNELGLYDEEFLRTLSNAPYLVNTESGRYIRDEGSNKPLLWDSGDQSAKCYDDPTLSVAAMAGDYEVQGQPCQPVFVKLKAHLAQFTPEWAEGITTIPRDTIRRLAKEFGSAASIGSTIEYEGETLPLRPACAHWYKGLSQHAGGHEQGLAISLLNTLVGAIDVPGGLSADSVYVHHPRYSENSTWLGKESGLREQDGLLIANRVATYADTFPAPYPPREVTEPTNMAADNFALPGIYMSGLLPKLNVLHPEQFKNKIPHNPKVYVQIVSNDVMNEGNPKTQADYHKKFDFQLSIVPHIDETAAFADIVIPTQTQLERLDMGANNIPDTMGSTATGDYCINLRQPVFDTPYKHFVDIWIDIAEQSGTLPAFNEMVNFLMEMNQDFVMEADRKYTHKEITERWIGSMTGGEMTLADVARAGNIHWKKTAKERYPRAFYKSRIPVYYEYFIEEGEKLKAVTEKMGMDWDVSRYKAMPDWVPGPGYKTHVADFDLYAVTFKWPFLTGSFSNYNSWLGELRQYHPYTGKIVLNRQYAQSKGIEDGDHIQLENVNGRTVKGTVKLSECIHPECVGMDHSAGGWGKMLPPRPSKAKTGPHPGTLFDYELKNLDVMSGAFDASPKLKVSLAS
- a CDS encoding TonB-dependent receptor; this encodes MTQDIEDIAIFANIEYELAEDLTLLLGARYTENENDFSSCLIGNDLGMLTSFPLISDLVLGNPLTFAPAAAGECLTLDADTFQLTSTPTTDTLEEDNTSWRVGLNFNATDDLLVYGLVSKGYKSGSFPVVPASNTNQLGAVTQESVLAYELGFKWSMIEQGVQLNGAVFKYDYEDKQVRGIVLDPVFNQLDRLVNIPESTVQGVEVDLTMSPAEGLLVRLAGTYVDSEVDELYTFIDFLGNLQDGINGARIQGDFSGSDLPFTPDLHVVADVDYRWGISDNLNAFVGANMTYNSEANATFGNQESTRIDSFTTLDLRAGIEAEDGSWSISLWGRNVTDEEYWTNQFFTQDVVARTYAKPVTYGLGFTYNL
- the fdhD gene encoding formate dehydrogenase accessory sulfurtransferase FdhD — protein: MQMNLSSSFELIPATDVVVERCVNGVIEKLQDYVAEETPVALEYNGVASAVMMATPTNLRDFAFGYSLTEGVVDSIADIFDCEIYSGVKGVRIGLTISSRCFSRLKRHRRSMAGRTGCGICGVESLNHVYRDLPPVEEREEFDLELMDKVLAGLKKNQALFNQTGATHAAFWVQPEGAVSCVREDVGRHNAVDKLLGALSLSGADFSEGLMLTTSRASFEIVQKAAAVGVGHIVAISAPTAMAIRLANELNVSLTGFMRQGGYVLYAR
- a CDS encoding TonB-dependent receptor plug domain-containing protein, whose protein sequence is MIMFKRKLLVSALALGLTPAMVTAAQLEEIVVTAQKRSQDINDVGMSVSAATGEQLTNLGVSDVGDLVKVTPGMTYTVSQNGTPLFTLRGIGFNDYTLGASPAVSVYVDEVPLAYGALTKGVTLDLERVEVLKGPQGILFGQNSTGGAINYIAAKPTQEFEAGVKGSYGRFNRMDVEGYISGGLTDSLSGRLALSSTTADEWQKSTTSNQELGEEDVFKARGQLLWEPTEETTVLFGVNGWTDKSDTLAAQRQGLSLQIPVAAGSGTDEVETQRRIDVFNALQSDANKGPRDADWDQDRDLDRDDSFYQVSLRIDHELTDSITLTSITSYSEFDEDYSMDRDGTNLDNSGIDSVGEVESFMQELRLTGSTDKMEWLVGVNYATNDVKLTERIMTTDSTNTA
- a CDS encoding 4Fe-4S dicluster domain-containing protein; this encodes MAIDLQTCVGCQACTIACKSSNGTPPDIFFAQVHEREVGEYPNARREFLPVLCNHCDDAPCVEVCPTGASFQREDGIVGVNSDICIGCRSCDVACPYGHRHYVKPGLLKDGYFKDGQTPYEAVKYQRWTESTVIKCDFCMDRVDQGLEPACVNTCPPAARIFGDLDDPESEVSKLVASRESYTLLPEAGTKPSVHYLKP
- a CDS encoding FAD-dependent oxidoreductase; this encodes MTDQKDPARRQFIKNVLAGGAALSVGSLVKSGQAIAEEDMSEQWHSETDVLVVGYGAAGTAATLEARAAGAEVTVIERMQSGGGAIQYSGGIVYMGGGTPLQKALGYEDSRDNMYNYMMAAVGDGANSEMIGLFCDKSLDLYDFLVNHGVKFKQSFISGKHVVPTTDDGLVYSGNEQQEPYASIANPVPRGHHGEAEGFSGHAIIGALQQVSDQSGARFIFNAMAEQLIVNGRGRVVGVSVSVGESQQYIKARRAVVLTSGGFGANKEMMAQHCPAFLRCGVFIGTEGDDGSGIKMGQSVGVDTRLMGESIAYLPVYYPYENLAKGILVNNKGQRYAGEDQYGDPVGVLTARDFPDSWVVIDQGIMDELPDNAIEKLNVSGKASSVEELARIMKIPSLLLGNTVAEYNNMCEQGEDLQFKKNKKYLSGIKKPPFYALNYSADVIWYIPKGGLKVNAQAQAIDPKGNPVPGLYCAGSVANQVVGQYYPGSGTLNGQALIFGRIAGQNSAAEKTVS
- a CDS encoding dimethyl sulfoxide reductase anchor subunit, with product MMSSSNQSIPQNAVSNTGPMVGAFSTSQIRYVEHMAFLEVISFFGEGVGAALYLLGFMADSFFIQIAGVVLVAVAVVALVLHLGSRAHLAWRALTKIRTSWVSRGSLFITLFMAFSVASITVHVVGSLAGVNTGALEEGLNWLAAVTAPLVIIYAGMMLRSMKAVTLWRTFYLPLGFSFHSIASALLLFLLAVNLLEIEAAFSHWLQPAILISLTVATLITLLHIFIVPRTAAIEASLERLIKNKFRARMLWGAGVGGILVPVGCLLIASLFSAESNQPVTVALLLLAVVARLFGDYAYRSAFVMSGAYEPIVPPASRCL
- a CDS encoding glucose 1-dehydrogenase; the encoded protein is MGKLANKKVLVTGAAQGMGRAIAVAAANEGASWVILADINEIEGEKVTNEVRSAGAQAVFVRTDLSQLDNIEALVKKAVSAAGGIDTIVNNAGVTDDGVTGTAQSLGSLSEEAWDKVMDINVKAIWRLMKAALPYLKVSKLSPSIINAASVASTFAYPGIPSYSVSKAAVKMLTQAMAVELAPFGIRCNAYAPGAIETPMLKHSLESFDDRKVAEARLSGPHLIKRLGKPEEVAQLVCFLASDEASFVTGSYYPVDGGTIAWRGND